A genome region from Streptomyces xanthophaeus includes the following:
- a CDS encoding DUF742 domain-containing protein has translation MRSTASDRLPIRGADRRPARVRPYSLTGGRTRFTQVLHVETFVATLDTKVSEPQKPDRMPEMPAIVEVCRRMRTIAEIAALLKLPLGVVRVLVSDLADQGRIRVYATGHGSGRPERALLERVLSGLRRL, from the coding sequence GTGAGGAGTACGGCCTCCGACCGGCTGCCGATACGCGGCGCCGACCGCCGCCCCGCCCGCGTCCGCCCGTACTCACTCACGGGCGGCCGCACCCGCTTCACGCAGGTCCTGCACGTCGAGACGTTCGTCGCCACCCTGGACACGAAGGTCTCGGAGCCGCAGAAGCCCGACCGCATGCCCGAGATGCCCGCCATCGTCGAGGTCTGCCGCCGCATGCGGACGATCGCCGAGATAGCCGCGCTGCTCAAGCTCCCGCTCGGCGTGGTCCGGGTCCTGGTCAGCGACCTCGCCGACCAGGGACGGATCCGCGTCTACGCAACGGGCCACGGCAGCGGCCGTCCCGAACGCGCGCTGCTGGAAAGGGTGCTCAGTGGTCTTCGCCGTCTCTGA
- a CDS encoding roadblock/LC7 domain-containing protein: MTAPSTYGLSTQARNLQWLLTDLVEEVPGVNSVAVVSSDGLLLLSSDPGAGTAEPADRPKTRGPRGASADLATIVSGLGSLTTGAAALMETGSVKQTMVAMEHGSVFVMAISDGSLLGVHATPDCDMSVVAYHMALFVGRAGHVLTPEVRSELRQSMENTP; the protein is encoded by the coding sequence ATGACCGCGCCCAGTACGTACGGACTGAGCACCCAGGCCCGCAACCTGCAGTGGCTGCTGACCGACCTGGTCGAGGAGGTACCCGGCGTCAACTCCGTCGCCGTCGTCTCCTCGGACGGGCTGCTGCTCCTGTCCTCCGACCCGGGAGCGGGCACGGCCGAACCGGCCGACCGGCCCAAGACCAGGGGCCCGCGCGGCGCCTCCGCCGACCTCGCCACCATCGTCTCCGGCCTCGGCAGCCTCACCACCGGCGCCGCGGCCCTCATGGAGACCGGCTCGGTCAAGCAGACCATGGTGGCGATGGAGCACGGCTCCGTCTTCGTCATGGCCATCAGCGACGGCTCGCTGCTGGGCGTGCACGCCACCCCCGACTGCGACATGAGCGTCGTCGCCTACCACATGGCCCTGTTCGTCGGCCGCGCCGGCCACGTCCTGACCCCCGAAGTCCGCAGTGAGCTGCGCCAGTCGATGGAGAACACCCCGTGA